One region of Streptomyces subrutilus genomic DNA includes:
- a CDS encoding CGNR zinc finger domain-containing protein, with translation MQIPHDTRRALDVVVALVNTAAEADQPDGLSDVSALRGFVQEYSISDVGELGARDLAGVRTVRAKFAQVFAAPNARAASVLINELVATAGTTPQLTDHDGYDWHVHYFAPGASVGDHLAADGGMALAFIVVSGEEERLRRCEAPDCRRAFVDLSRNRSRRYCDSRTCGNRLHVAAYRARRKEADAGHSEQEEVVHGGQQQQDADHA, from the coding sequence GTGCAGATCCCCCACGACACCCGTCGCGCGCTCGACGTCGTCGTCGCGCTGGTGAACACCGCGGCCGAGGCGGACCAGCCCGACGGGCTCTCGGACGTCAGCGCGCTGCGCGGCTTCGTCCAGGAGTACTCGATCAGCGACGTCGGCGAGCTCGGCGCCCGCGACCTGGCCGGGGTCCGCACGGTTCGCGCCAAGTTCGCCCAGGTCTTCGCGGCCCCGAACGCCCGTGCGGCGTCCGTGCTGATCAACGAGCTCGTCGCGACGGCCGGCACCACCCCCCAGCTCACGGACCACGACGGCTACGACTGGCACGTGCACTACTTCGCGCCGGGCGCCTCGGTGGGCGACCACCTCGCGGCCGACGGCGGCATGGCGCTGGCCTTCATCGTGGTCTCCGGGGAAGAGGAACGGCTGCGCCGCTGCGAGGCCCCGGACTGCCGGCGTGCCTTCGTGGACCTGTCCCGGAACCGCTCGCGGCGCTACTGCGACAGCCGGACCTGCGGGAACCGGCTGCACGTGGCCGCGTACCGGGCCCGGCGCAAGGAAGCCGACGCGGGGCACTCAGAGCAGGAAGAGGTCGTGCACGGCGGCCAGCAGCAACAGGACGCCGATCACGCCTAG